Proteins from a single region of Haloplanus sp. GDY1:
- a CDS encoding ABC transporter substrate-binding protein: MLKLLGVTGVAGLAGCSGDGNDSGTGSTDRSVDGTYVSASSVDAQSLNWLTIADATSGSFVTATLDGIWAIKPDREIFPLWGDYSTDDGRVYEIELRDNLEWGAGYGQMTAEDWVYMIENVFQARPNWSGYPNADAWFRMNPESGQPEPIPVEQTGELTFEIRLFQVDPSLPFKPILWRQQCIPKEILEKYVPNRDTEGLQQDEELNTLAYTGNLGPYTYDTWERSARYTVTRNEDYYLQDVDEVPERFRGAPYFEQQTVRVISEESTRLGALESGEVDSAGIPPDKANRFENLPNVTVNVTPQPFLRLIVYNMRANGWEPFRSKAVRRALAFAVNKETVVQNVLRGYADVAQTMQPKWSDWYDDSEVREFGVGDRYGPEATRSRLGSALSDTEYAYDGERLVDGDGEQVTLSIYYDSGQPTEGTIAEYIAQEFGENAGIDVQPQAVSSSTFQSNYVRTSAPEGVDPEWTAGVFNGGPRDVATSAEPWDMSINLQFNTYPFTPASSKGFFEKRGGINYYGYYPEANIAELYEEASATTDEERRRELFGRAFGLISEEQPFGFLAMPSSVTGYASNVRGYGEEFNTGWDSQTWYFA; the protein is encoded by the coding sequence GTGTTGAAGCTTCTGGGGGTGACGGGCGTCGCCGGTCTCGCGGGGTGTTCGGGGGACGGGAACGATTCGGGCACGGGGAGCACCGATCGGAGCGTCGACGGGACGTACGTCTCGGCGTCGAGCGTCGACGCGCAGTCGCTCAACTGGCTGACCATCGCGGACGCCACGTCGGGATCGTTCGTCACGGCGACCCTCGATGGCATCTGGGCGATCAAGCCCGACCGGGAGATCTTCCCGCTGTGGGGCGACTACTCGACCGACGACGGGCGCGTCTACGAGATCGAGCTCCGGGACAACCTGGAGTGGGGTGCCGGCTACGGGCAGATGACCGCCGAGGACTGGGTCTACATGATCGAGAACGTCTTCCAGGCCCGGCCGAACTGGAGCGGGTATCCCAACGCCGACGCCTGGTTCCGGATGAACCCCGAGTCGGGGCAGCCGGAACCCATCCCCGTCGAGCAGACGGGCGAGTTGACCTTCGAGATCCGGCTGTTCCAGGTCGACCCCTCGCTGCCGTTCAAGCCGATCCTCTGGCGCCAGCAGTGCATTCCCAAGGAAATCCTGGAGAAGTACGTTCCGAACCGGGACACCGAGGGCCTCCAGCAGGACGAGGAACTCAACACGCTCGCCTACACCGGCAACCTCGGGCCGTACACGTACGACACCTGGGAGCGCTCGGCCCGCTACACCGTCACCCGCAACGAGGACTACTACCTGCAGGACGTCGACGAGGTTCCCGAACGCTTCCGGGGAGCGCCGTACTTCGAGCAGCAGACCGTCCGGGTCATCAGCGAGGAGAGCACGCGCCTCGGGGCGCTCGAATCCGGCGAAGTCGACTCCGCGGGCATCCCGCCGGACAAGGCGAACCGCTTCGAGAACCTGCCGAACGTCACGGTCAACGTGACGCCCCAGCCGTTCCTCCGCCTGATCGTCTACAACATGCGCGCGAACGGGTGGGAGCCGTTCCGCTCGAAGGCGGTTCGACGCGCACTCGCCTTCGCCGTGAACAAGGAGACGGTCGTTCAGAACGTCCTCCGCGGGTACGCCGACGTGGCCCAGACGATGCAGCCCAAGTGGTCGGACTGGTACGACGACAGCGAGGTTCGGGAGTTCGGCGTCGGCGACCGCTACGGGCCGGAGGCCACCCGGTCCCGGCTGGGATCCGCGCTGTCGGACACCGAGTACGCCTACGACGGGGAGCGACTCGTCGACGGCGACGGCGAGCAGGTGACGCTCTCGATTTACTACGACTCCGGGCAGCCGACCGAGGGCACCATCGCGGAGTACATCGCCCAGGAATTCGGGGAGAACGCCGGCATCGACGTGCAACCGCAGGCCGTCTCCTCGTCGACGTTCCAGAGCAACTACGTCCGGACGTCGGCGCCGGAGGGCGTCGATCCGGAGTGGACCGCGGGGGTGTTCAACGGCGGTCCCCGGGACGTGGCCACCAGCGCCGAGCCGTGGGACATGTCGATCAACCTCCAGTTCAACACCTATCCCTTCACGCCCGCCTCCAGCAAGGGCTTCTTCGAGAAGCGCGGCGGCATCAACTACTACGGCTACTACCCCGAGGCGAACATCGCGGAACTGTACGAGGAGGCGTCGGCGACGACGGACGAGGAGCGCCGCCGCGAACTCTTCGGGCGGGCGTTCGGCCTCATCAGCGAGGAACAGCCCTTCGGCTTCCTCGCCATGCCGTCCAGCGTGACGGGGTACGCGTCGAACGTCCGGGGGTACGGCGAGGAGTTCAACACGGGCTGGGACTCCCAGACGTGGTACTTCGCGTGA
- the hpt gene encoding hypoxanthine/guanine phosphoribosyltransferase yields MDQLRQSLLDAPIIEKGEYEYFVHPVSDGVPMLRPELLREIVIKIIRKADLEDIDKIVTPAAMGIHISTAVSLMTDIPLVVIRKRQYGLDGEVSLSAQTGYSESEMYINDVEAGDRVLVLDDVLSTGGTMKAILDALEHIGAEVIDVVAVIKKAGPNDLDDAGYSVKTLINVTVEDGEVIIVDPHGDG; encoded by the coding sequence ATGGACCAGTTGCGGCAGTCGCTTCTCGACGCGCCGATCATCGAGAAAGGGGAGTACGAGTACTTCGTCCACCCCGTCAGTGACGGCGTGCCGATGCTGCGGCCCGAACTCCTGCGCGAAATCGTCATCAAGATCATCCGCAAGGCAGACCTGGAGGACATCGACAAGATCGTCACGCCCGCGGCGATGGGCATCCACATCTCCACGGCCGTCTCGCTGATGACCGACATCCCGCTCGTCGTGATCCGGAAGCGGCAGTACGGCCTCGACGGCGAGGTGTCGCTGTCGGCCCAGACGGGCTACTCGGAGAGCGAGATGTACATCAACGACGTGGAGGCGGGCGACCGGGTGCTCGTCCTCGACGACGTGCTCTCGACGGGCGGGACGATGAAGGCCATCCTCGACGCCCTCGAACACATCGGCGCCGAGGTGATCGACGTGGTCGCGGTCATCAAGAAGGCGGGGCCGAACGACCTCGACGACGCCGGTTACAGCGTCAAGACGCTCATCAACGTCACCGTCGAGGACGGCGAAGTCATCATCGTCGATCCGCACGGCGACGGGTAA
- a CDS encoding DUF7110 family protein — MSGRVYRLHSTLELPLEDVQDYFEGDPDLPPEIADVTLTRRNNTLILKAVAEDEDLSKYTPTAQLKASVTETRVYEEEPPRAGGPWQEEEEEIPSELVEFACFKGDRETVLQNTALQYPMFLVLRDIARMAEKGTLTAIVEEDDELKATRIVEGEERPASVEVVENPSQSQAEKNGVNWRDNQFISD, encoded by the coding sequence ATGTCAGGCCGCGTATATCGACTCCATTCGACGCTCGAACTGCCACTCGAAGACGTGCAGGACTACTTCGAGGGGGACCCCGACCTCCCCCCCGAAATCGCGGACGTAACGCTCACTCGACGAAACAACACGCTCATCCTGAAGGCCGTCGCCGAGGACGAGGACCTGAGCAAGTACACCCCGACGGCCCAGCTCAAAGCCAGCGTCACCGAGACGCGGGTCTACGAGGAGGAACCGCCGCGCGCCGGCGGTCCCTGGCAGGAGGAGGAGGAGGAGATCCCCTCGGAACTCGTCGAGTTCGCCTGCTTCAAGGGCGACCGCGAGACGGTACTCCAGAACACCGCGCTCCAGTACCCCATGTTCCTCGTCCTCCGGGACATCGCCAGGATGGCCGAGAAGGGCACGCTGACCGCCATCGTCGAGGAGGACGACGAACTCAAGGCGACGCGGATCGTCGAGGGCGAGGAGCGCCCCGCCTCGGTCGAAGTCGTCGAGAATCCCAGCCAGTCCCAGGCCGAGAAAAACGGCGTGAACTGGCGGGACAACCAGTTCATCAGCGACTGA
- a CDS encoding glutaredoxin family protein: MTFQPGSDLDAEDVQARVDAAIEENDVVLFMKGNRLMPQCGYSQRALELIDQYVDDFETVDVLPALPEFRDALESHSGWETTPQAYVEGEFVGGSDVLAELDERGELEATLAGE, encoded by the coding sequence ATGACGTTCCAACCCGGGAGCGACCTCGACGCCGAGGACGTACAGGCGCGTGTCGACGCGGCCATCGAGGAGAACGACGTGGTGCTGTTCATGAAGGGCAACCGGCTCATGCCCCAGTGTGGGTACTCCCAGCGGGCGCTCGAACTGATCGACCAGTACGTCGACGACTTCGAGACGGTGGACGTGTTGCCGGCGCTGCCGGAGTTCCGGGACGCGCTCGAATCCCACAGCGGGTGGGAGACGACGCCCCAGGCGTACGTCGAGGGGGAGTTCGTCGGCGGGAGCGACGTCCTCGCGGAACTCGACGAGCGGGGCGAACTCGAGGCGACGCTCGCGGGCGAGTGA